One genomic region from Mycoplasmopsis meleagridis encodes:
- a CDS encoding ABC transporter ATP-binding protein, which produces MKKTSNQHIIELIDVVKEFDEKLVLDHVDLKINKGEFVTLLGPSGSGKTTILRLIAGFEWATRGEIKFNGLDIKDLPAHARDLSTIFQDYALFPHLNVEGNIKYGLVLKRKPKEHIEPKYQKLLTEKIKQWEKKSQLERTKLDRIQNEYEKEMQNFRPSSRQYKKRQKWLDDSDFKYSYWEYYVNSQIEKFEKKYLTRKLTKMEIQKEVNNIVKLVGLEGNEKKSINELSGGMKQRVALARSLVIEPEILLLDEPLSALDAKIRQRMQVLLRTIQQKLGLTFIFVTHDQAEALELSDRVAVVRDGKIEQYDTPKAIYDYPVNKWVANFIGESNIYNGIFVEGGNVSIWDNRIYKTIHNEDEFTIGQEVDVLIRPEDIDIVDTDREKGNKLKGKIINLTYRGSYYYLKLELENKQIIYVETAKKFNDNEDVYISWTIDSIHLMPKDKKWDYSADVK; this is translated from the coding sequence ATGAAAAAAACAAGCAATCAACATATTATTGAATTAATTGACGTTGTTAAAGAATTTGATGAAAAATTAGTTTTAGATCATGTTGATTTAAAAATTAATAAAGGTGAATTTGTAACATTGTTAGGTCCTTCAGGTTCAGGCAAAACAACTATTTTGCGTTTAATTGCTGGATTTGAATGAGCTACACGTGGTGAAATTAAATTTAATGGTCTTGACATTAAAGACTTGCCTGCACATGCACGTGATTTATCAACAATTTTTCAAGATTATGCTTTATTTCCTCATTTAAATGTTGAAGGAAATATTAAATACGGTTTAGTATTAAAGAGAAAACCTAAAGAACACATTGAACCAAAATATCAAAAATTACTTACAGAAAAAATTAAACAATGAGAAAAGAAAAGCCAATTAGAAAGAACTAAACTTGATCGTATCCAAAATGAATACGAAAAAGAAATGCAAAATTTTAGACCTTCAAGTCGTCAATATAAGAAGAGACAAAAATGATTAGACGATTCAGATTTTAAATATTCATATTGGGAATATTATGTTAATTCACAAATCGAAAAATTTGAAAAAAAATATTTAACAAGAAAATTAACTAAAATGGAAATTCAAAAAGAAGTTAATAATATTGTTAAACTAGTAGGTCTAGAAGGCAATGAAAAGAAAAGTATTAATGAACTTTCAGGCGGAATGAAACAACGTGTTGCTTTAGCTCGTTCTCTAGTTATCGAACCTGAAATTTTACTTTTAGATGAACCTTTAAGTGCTCTTGATGCAAAGATTCGTCAGAGAATGCAAGTTTTGTTGAGAACTATTCAACAAAAATTAGGCCTTACTTTTATCTTTGTTACTCATGATCAAGCTGAAGCGCTTGAACTTTCAGATAGAGTAGCTGTTGTTAGAGATGGCAAAATAGAACAATATGATACACCAAAAGCAATTTACGATTATCCGGTAAATAAATGGGTTGCGAATTTTATTGGTGAATCAAATATTTATAATGGTATTTTTGTTGAAGGCGGCAATGTAAGTATTTGAGACAATAGAATTTATAAAACAATTCATAATGAGGATGAATTTACTATTGGTCAAGAAGTCGATGTTTTAATTAGGCCAGAAGATATTGATATAGTCGATACTGATAGAGAAAAAGGCAACAAATTAAAAGGAAAAATAATTAATTTAACTTACAGAGGAAGTTATTATTATCTAAAATTAGAATTAGAAAATAAACAAATTATTTATGTAGAAACAGCAAAGAAATTTAATGATAATGAAGACGTTTATATTAGTTGAACAATTGATTCTATTCATTTAATGCCAAAAGATAAGAAATGAGACTATTCAGCTGATGTTAAATAA
- a CDS encoding 5'-3' exonuclease, which produces MEKFLLIDGNLLLFQSFYASYNPYSQANLMKSPLGITTNGVHVFLITLAKLINYFQPKYLFIAFDANAKTKRHQMYSDYKSGRNKAPEIIFEQFFLIKDILKKLNIAWEEKEGDEADDLIASLSSKFKTDNYIYSKDKDLLQLVKKNISIVRNNKEHNFEIINAENFRFFYGFNPEQVADFKALAGDSSDNLPGVNGIGDKGATKLINEYGNLENIYENLDSIKGKLKEKLTKDKDQAFLCKNLALLNKNVEMNHNLNFYANYLNNADEGFLFLEKHGLNKAKEYLQGIARNKNE; this is translated from the coding sequence ATGGAAAAATTTCTTTTAATAGATGGTAATTTATTGTTATTTCAATCTTTTTATGCTTCCTATAACCCTTATTCTCAGGCAAATTTAATGAAATCACCATTAGGAATAACTACTAACGGTGTACATGTTTTTTTAATAACTTTAGCAAAATTAATCAATTATTTTCAACCTAAATATTTATTCATTGCTTTTGATGCAAATGCTAAAACTAAAAGACATCAAATGTATAGTGATTATAAAAGTGGAAGAAATAAAGCTCCAGAAATAATTTTTGAACAATTTTTTTTAATTAAAGATATACTAAAAAAACTTAATATTGCTTGAGAAGAAAAAGAAGGTGATGAAGCAGATGATTTAATAGCTTCACTGTCAAGCAAATTCAAAACAGATAATTATATTTATTCAAAAGACAAAGATTTATTGCAATTAGTTAAGAAAAATATTTCTATTGTTAGAAATAATAAAGAACATAATTTTGAAATTATCAATGCAGAAAATTTTAGATTTTTTTACGGTTTTAATCCAGAACAAGTAGCCGATTTTAAAGCTTTAGCAGGCGATTCTTCAGATAATTTGCCTGGAGTAAATGGAATAGGCGATAAAGGAGCTACTAAATTAATAAATGAATATGGTAATTTAGAAAATATTTATGAAAATCTTGATAGTATTAAAGGAAAATTAAAAGAAAAACTAACTAAGGATAAAGATCAAGCTTTTTTATGTAAAAATTTAGCTCTGTTAAATAAAAATGTTGAAATGAATCACAATCTAAATTTTTATGCTAATTATTTAAATAATGCAGATGAAGGATTTTTATTTTTAGAAAAACATGGTTTAAATAAAGCAAAAGAATATTTACAAGGAATTGCGCGAAATAAAAATGAATAA
- a CDS encoding ABC transporter permease: MLNKITNIFANNKRLSLLSIFFIIAIFFILLPILLIVINALTPRENFDSFSLVKEKNTWIQIGRSLKVGSISALICLVIAFPYSYIIAMTKNKYLPIFAMSLIISPMIIFTIARLYAIRGFFLSIFDSQSLNSEWFLVIGLTYLNLPLMIMPLYSVLKDMPKNILEASEDLGYNKLQTMFRVVIPYSLKAIISGLGLIFLSSATNFVISDKLVPDKNSVPLIGAVINDFSNPANEFALSRGTAIVLVVSALFIGIYALIQFLPKVISKFNKRGWRYE; this comes from the coding sequence ATGTTAAATAAAATTACAAATATTTTTGCTAATAATAAACGTCTAAGTTTACTTTCTATTTTCTTTATTATTGCTATTTTTTTCATTCTTTTACCAATTCTTTTAATTGTTATTAATGCTTTAACTCCTAGAGAAAATTTTGATTCATTTTCTTTAGTTAAAGAAAAAAATACTTGAATTCAAATTGGCAGAAGTCTTAAAGTAGGCTCAATAAGCGCTTTAATATGCTTAGTTATAGCTTTTCCTTATTCATACATAATAGCAATGACTAAAAATAAATACTTACCTATTTTTGCAATGAGTTTGATTATTAGTCCTATGATAATTTTTACAATTGCGCGTTTGTATGCTATTAGAGGTTTTTTTCTTTCAATTTTTGATTCTCAATCATTAAATTCCGAATGATTTTTAGTAATAGGCTTAACCTATTTGAATTTGCCTTTAATGATTATGCCGCTTTATTCAGTTCTTAAAGATATGCCAAAAAATATTTTAGAAGCAAGTGAAGATTTAGGATACAACAAGTTACAAACAATGTTTAGAGTTGTTATTCCTTATAGTTTAAAAGCAATCATTAGTGGTTTAGGACTAATTTTTCTCTCTTCAGCAACTAACTTTGTAATTAGTGATAAACTAGTTCCTGATAAAAATTCTGTTCCTTTAATTGGTGCTGTTATTAATGATTTTTCTAATCCTGCTAATGAATTTGCTTTGTCGAGGGGAACAGCAATTGTTCTAGTTGTTTCGGCCCTTTTTATAGGAATATATGCATTAATACAATTTTTACCTAAAGTGATTTCTAAATTTAATAAAAGAGGTTGGAGATATGAATAA
- the dnaE gene encoding DNA polymerase III subunit alpha: MKIFQLHNNSVYSFLESLIKIEDLVKLHKENNFDKVVLTDHNNMFGLGTFLEECKKNDIKPIIGLDLDVENYRFILLAKNYEGYKFLNKLVLLKSQNKQINVIDINNENVFILDHPDEGYYAKTKKNIFSSWNNYYVHSTDKNLPNSIYLKANNALNKNDNDALKLLSKMSNKEIKLVDKNYFIDEEIDPIFTERISFIKDNCNVIFPEKKLNLAFFNDLNNEEAFEFFLDLIKENLLVKIKELDKYPSWKERLNYEIQVIKESNFVNYFLIIHDLIKWSKNNSIAIGPGRGSAAGSLVSYLLNITEINPLKYDLLFERFLNPKRLTWPDIDIDIQDDRRFEVFKYLYDKYGFENIALISTFQTIGAKMALKDVNRVMENNLNNIEINNLTKLLASGETLEEAKLNNRKFRIAIEKHTLLYELALKIEGLPRQHSFHPAGILITNDKVNEIVPTSLSNFENFQQVQLTMNNIENFGLLKIDLLGLKTLTELKGIEQFLEKDEYFESKLEKGIDVLNDKMTFDMLNAGITEGIFQLESSGMTNTIKKVIIDKFDDLYAIISLFRPASSMYISDYAHNKRYKNSVKTIHPSYDSIVENTNGILIYQEQIMQIAQNVAKMSFSEADFLRRAISKKNDEEINNYETKFTELAIKNGLRTSQIKEIYEMIKRFGSYGFNKSHAVSYAYLTMKMAYYKRHYPLFYFSSLITNSEGSQEKVKKYVDEAKMIGFNIYSPDIIYSTNKCFFNNKLELYLPLNLIKGLGNENINKIITEKNNGENFEGKNITEIILRLRYAGVKDNVFEILIKANCFRAFGPIKYVEFCNKKIKEIYDLFNSYNTFNEAKEAINQAGYLNVIFANPKSKEFEDFEYEKRNEYEMLGSIYNVYSTLKYEKNYPNRLANLIPDDIARWYVCEIVNLKLFKLKHFCILEVRDSTKTIAFTFSENYYERFANLKIGQVILIQAIHKFNSKNPRIINWKEIE, from the coding sequence ATGAAAATATTTCAATTACATAATAATTCTGTTTATTCTTTTTTAGAATCCTTGATAAAAATAGAAGATTTAGTTAAATTGCACAAGGAAAATAATTTTGATAAAGTTGTTTTAACAGATCATAATAATATGTTTGGTTTAGGAACTTTTTTAGAAGAATGTAAAAAAAATGATATCAAACCAATTATTGGTTTAGATCTTGACGTAGAAAATTATCGTTTTATTCTTTTAGCCAAAAACTACGAGGGCTATAAATTTTTAAATAAATTAGTTCTTCTAAAAAGTCAAAATAAACAAATTAATGTAATTGATATTAACAACGAAAATGTTTTTATTTTAGATCATCCTGATGAGGGCTATTATGCTAAAACGAAAAAAAATATTTTTAGTTCTTGAAATAATTACTATGTTCATTCTACTGATAAAAATTTACCTAATTCTATCTATTTAAAGGCGAATAATGCTTTGAATAAAAATGACAATGATGCTTTAAAATTATTAAGCAAAATGAGTAATAAAGAAATCAAATTAGTTGATAAAAATTATTTTATCGATGAAGAAATTGATCCTATTTTTACTGAGAGAATTAGTTTTATTAAAGATAACTGCAATGTTATTTTTCCTGAAAAAAAACTTAATTTAGCATTTTTTAATGATTTAAATAATGAAGAAGCTTTTGAATTTTTTCTAGATTTAATTAAAGAAAATTTGCTAGTTAAAATTAAAGAATTAGATAAATATCCCTCTTGAAAAGAAAGATTAAATTATGAAATTCAAGTTATAAAAGAATCTAATTTTGTTAATTACTTTTTAATAATTCATGATCTAATTAAGTGATCAAAAAATAATTCTATAGCTATAGGGCCAGGAAGAGGAAGTGCTGCTGGTTCTTTAGTTTCTTATCTTTTGAATATAACAGAAATTAATCCATTAAAATATGATCTATTATTTGAGAGATTTTTAAATCCTAAAAGATTAACTTGACCAGATATTGATATTGATATTCAAGATGATAGAAGATTTGAAGTTTTTAAATATTTATATGATAAATATGGATTTGAAAATATTGCTTTAATTTCAACCTTTCAAACAATAGGTGCAAAAATGGCTTTAAAAGATGTTAACAGAGTGATGGAGAATAATTTAAATAATATTGAGATCAATAATTTAACTAAATTATTAGCAAGTGGGGAAACTTTAGAAGAAGCCAAATTAAATAATAGAAAATTTAGAATAGCTATTGAAAAACATACTTTATTATACGAATTAGCCCTAAAAATAGAAGGATTACCTCGCCAACATAGTTTTCATCCAGCGGGAATTTTAATTACTAATGATAAAGTAAATGAAATAGTTCCTACTTCTTTATCTAATTTTGAAAATTTTCAACAAGTACAATTAACAATGAATAATATTGAAAATTTTGGTCTTTTAAAAATAGATCTATTAGGTTTAAAAACATTAACTGAATTAAAGGGTATTGAACAATTTTTAGAAAAAGATGAATATTTTGAATCTAAGCTCGAAAAAGGAATAGATGTTTTAAATGATAAAATGACTTTCGATATGCTAAATGCAGGTATAACTGAAGGAATTTTTCAATTAGAATCAAGCGGAATGACTAACACTATTAAGAAAGTTATTATTGATAAATTTGATGATTTATATGCGATAATTTCTCTTTTTAGACCGGCTAGTTCAATGTATATTAGTGACTATGCTCATAATAAAAGATATAAAAATAGTGTTAAAACTATTCATCCTTCGTATGATTCAATAGTAGAAAATACAAATGGCATTTTAATTTATCAAGAACAAATTATGCAAATTGCTCAAAATGTAGCAAAAATGTCTTTTAGTGAAGCAGATTTTTTAAGAAGAGCAATTAGTAAAAAAAATGATGAAGAAATAAATAATTACGAAACTAAATTTACTGAATTAGCGATTAAAAATGGCTTAAGAACAAGCCAAATAAAAGAAATTTATGAAATGATTAAACGTTTTGGTTCATATGGATTTAATAAAAGTCATGCCGTTTCATACGCTTATTTAACCATGAAAATGGCCTATTACAAAAGACATTATCCCCTATTTTATTTTTCTTCCTTGATTACTAATTCAGAAGGTTCGCAGGAAAAAGTTAAAAAATATGTAGATGAAGCTAAAATGATTGGTTTTAATATTTATTCTCCTGATATTATTTATTCCACAAATAAATGTTTTTTTAATAATAAATTAGAATTGTATTTACCTTTGAATTTAATTAAAGGTTTAGGGAATGAAAACATTAATAAAATTATTACGGAAAAAAATAATGGCGAAAATTTTGAAGGAAAAAATATTACTGAAATAATACTTAGACTTCGTTATGCCGGTGTTAAAGATAATGTTTTTGAAATTTTAATTAAAGCAAATTGTTTTAGAGCATTTGGACCGATTAAATATGTAGAATTTTGCAATAAAAAAATTAAAGAAATTTATGATTTATTTAACAGTTACAATACCTTTAATGAGGCCAAAGAAGCAATTAATCAGGCGGGTTATTTAAACGTAATTTTTGCTAATCCTAAATCTAAAGAATTCGAAGATTTTGAATATGAAAAAAGAAATGAATACGAAATGTTAGGTTCTATTTACAATGTTTATTCGACTTTAAAATACGAGAAGAATTATCCTAATCGTTTAGCTAATTTAATTCCTGATGATATTGCTAGATGATATGTATGTGAAATAGTTAATTTAAAATTATTTAAACTTAAACATTTTTGTATTTTAGAAGTAAGAGATAGTACAAAAACAATTGCTTTTACTTTTAGTGAAAATTACTATGAAAGATTTGCTAATTTGAAAATAGGGCAAGTTATTTTAATCCAGGCAATTCATAAATTTAATTCTAAAAATCCTAGAATCATTAATTGAAAGGAAATTGAATAA
- a CDS encoding thioredoxin family protein: MTKNKVKNSINKISFSKLNEIIKNNEHNNQLMFIEFTTSWCNDCKMMKPVIDEVLKDYENNNQVVFYEVDAEEAGVFRDPLSRWKIYRVPAFIYFKNNNIQKILYEYYPKNIIEKYIEDFTE; this comes from the coding sequence ATGACAAAAAATAAAGTCAAAAATTCAATCAATAAAATTAGTTTTTCTAAACTTAACGAAATAATTAAAAATAATGAACATAACAATCAATTAATGTTTATTGAATTTACTACTTCATGATGTAATGATTGCAAAATGATGAAACCAGTCATTGATGAAGTTCTTAAAGATTATGAAAACAATAACCAAGTAGTTTTTTATGAAGTAGATGCTGAAGAAGCAGGAGTTTTTAGAGATCCTTTATCAAGATGAAAAATTTATAGAGTTCCAGCTTTTATTTATTTTAAAAATAATAATATTCAAAAAATTCTTTATGAGTATTATCCTAAAAACATTATTGAAAAATATATTGAAGATTTTACTGAATAA
- a CDS encoding ABC transporter permease encodes MNKLVSFIKHSYIYIILALTYIPLCFAVVFSFNKPSDKGFLSSYWNRFSDEAWVNFWENGRDVALINSLIIALFTALLVIIISLITVFALWRQRNKKIASAVNSITNIPLINPDNITAIGLVLVFGLLFGTLANTEEGLIRGIVGHTIMSLPYGITLMLPRSDKFNKSLLEASQDLGFSPIRSWFKTYFIYMIPSIIFSGIVAAFLSLDDFIILRTLTNTSTLGTKLYESDFQAWGLVVGAALMFLTIIGNFVWIFYKIKNNKKISKKTSDKNLFVRLKNNSNTTTEEFVLKKGANDGTK; translated from the coding sequence ATGAATAAATTGGTTTCTTTTATTAAACATTCCTATATTTATATTATTTTAGCTTTAACATATATTCCTTTATGCTTTGCGGTTGTTTTTAGTTTCAATAAACCTAGCGATAAAGGATTTCTAAGTTCCTATTGAAATAGATTTAGTGATGAAGCTTGAGTAAATTTTTGAGAAAACGGTAGAGATGTAGCTTTAATCAATTCATTAATAATTGCTCTATTTACAGCACTTTTAGTAATTATTATTTCTTTGATAACTGTTTTTGCATTGTGAAGACAAAGAAATAAAAAAATTGCTTCAGCAGTCAATTCGATAACTAATATACCTCTAATTAATCCCGATAATATTACAGCTATAGGATTGGTTTTAGTTTTTGGTTTACTTTTTGGTACTTTAGCTAATACTGAAGAAGGTTTAATAAGAGGAATTGTAGGACATACTATTATGTCTCTTCCTTATGGAATTACTTTAATGCTTCCTAGAAGCGATAAATTTAATAAATCACTTTTAGAAGCTAGTCAAGATTTAGGCTTTTCTCCTATTAGATCATGGTTTAAAACTTATTTTATTTACATGATTCCTTCAATTATTTTTAGTGGAATTGTCGCTGCTTTTTTATCTCTAGATGATTTTATTATCTTGAGAACTTTAACTAATACTTCTACTTTAGGAACTAAACTTTATGAAAGTGATTTTCAAGCATGAGGTTTAGTTGTTGGTGCAGCTTTAATGTTTCTTACTATCATAGGTAATTTTGTTTGAATATTCTACAAAATAAAAAATAATAAAAAAATTAGCAAAAAAACAAGCGATAAAAATTTATTTGTTAGATTAAAAAATAATTCAAATACTACTACCGAAGAATTTGTTCTTAAAAAAGGAGCAAATGATGGCACAAAATAG
- a CDS encoding type 2 periplasmic-binding domain-containing protein produces the protein MMAQNRFLKLMKEKIFNKKNFYVLLSVSFISALAASLTYKYNNPFKPTFYNYKQYIEEDIKKDIEKEFDYKEFDTLNQFTVAILTNKAIAGIGSDSQAVTLIKKDKLQKIDFYKLFPETFNNPENKNKKVDEILKSLYSDVVWNHLVSYDDDLKTDEFGHNFSDGPRHLWEYFVPYFAQDMVIAYNPSKILNLDSYNFNLEDYYALDKKIIKEVSSQRENDPSWSPWSMYSILKVLKENGFNNLEITDAVRDNMIYGSAYHFDKETGKYTNDLATGQGQDFGQINDINKFIKLFNEHLKEEYKNDNLYPNNVLKLSELQNDLNNFVNKTQNGYSNFKELIDQFSNLIKNSTGYKLNDEKVNFIGNGLELVDRLISPASEINVGVIYNGDTIDAYSANDNNSSVRDGVVRYLRPKDNLLLVDGLVIVKDTNEKISNKIYDLAKNTFLDGIDLKQEEYDKLNDEQKLDLGAIKNFDTVGYTVAYKRLVDYVKNEYFNYIKDQEKPESMQNIDDVKWNKYLDYEVAYVNNLFDINDVYKVWKDESNPNDFYSYKVVHHSIKPVDQKALTDIETYWNLQIKK, from the coding sequence ATGATGGCACAAAATAGATTTTTAAAATTGATGAAAGAAAAAATTTTTAATAAGAAAAATTTTTATGTGCTTCTTAGTGTAAGCTTTATTAGTGCTTTGGCAGCTTCTTTAACTTATAAATACAATAATCCTTTTAAACCAACTTTTTACAACTATAAACAATATATAGAAGAAGATATCAAAAAAGATATTGAAAAAGAATTTGACTATAAAGAATTTGATACTTTAAATCAATTTACTGTTGCGATTTTAACAAATAAAGCAATAGCTGGAATAGGTTCAGATTCTCAAGCGGTTACTTTAATTAAAAAAGATAAATTACAAAAAATTGATTTTTATAAATTATTTCCTGAAACATTTAATAACCCTGAAAATAAAAATAAAAAAGTTGATGAAATTTTAAAATCATTATATTCAGATGTTGTTTGAAATCATTTGGTTTCTTATGATGATGATCTTAAAACTGATGAATTTGGTCATAATTTTTCAGATGGACCAAGACATTTATGAGAATATTTTGTTCCTTATTTTGCACAAGATATGGTTATTGCTTACAATCCTTCAAAAATACTAAATCTTGATTCTTATAATTTTAATTTAGAAGATTATTATGCTCTTGATAAAAAAATCATTAAAGAAGTAAGTAGTCAAAGAGAAAATGATCCTTCTTGATCTCCTTGATCAATGTATAGCATTTTAAAAGTACTTAAAGAAAATGGTTTTAATAATTTAGAAATAACTGATGCTGTTAGAGACAATATGATTTATGGTTCAGCATACCATTTTGATAAGGAAACTGGGAAATATACTAATGATTTAGCAACAGGCCAAGGACAAGATTTTGGCCAAATTAATGATATTAATAAATTTATTAAGTTATTTAATGAACATTTAAAAGAGGAATATAAAAATGATAATTTATATCCAAATAATGTTCTTAAACTAAGTGAATTACAAAATGATTTAAATAATTTTGTTAATAAAACACAAAATGGTTACAGTAATTTTAAAGAATTAATTGATCAATTTTCTAATTTGATTAAAAATTCTACTGGTTATAAATTAAACGATGAAAAAGTTAATTTTATTGGCAATGGTTTAGAATTAGTTGATCGTTTAATAAGTCCTGCTTCAGAAATTAATGTAGGTGTTATTTATAATGGCGATACTATTGATGCCTATAGTGCTAATGATAATAATAGCAGTGTAAGAGATGGTGTTGTTAGATATTTAAGACCAAAAGATAATTTACTATTGGTGGATGGTTTAGTAATTGTAAAAGATACTAACGAAAAAATTTCTAATAAAATTTATGATTTAGCTAAAAATACTTTTTTAGATGGAATTGACCTTAAACAAGAAGAATACGATAAATTAAATGACGAACAAAAACTTGATTTAGGAGCAATTAAAAATTTTGATACAGTAGGCTATACTGTTGCTTATAAAAGACTTGTCGACTATGTTAAAAATGAATATTTTAATTACATTAAAGACCAGGAAAAACCCGAATCAATGCAAAATATTGATGATGTAAAATGAAACAAATATCTTGATTATGAAGTAGCTTATGTAAATAATCTTTTTGACATTAATGATGTTTACAAAGTTTGAAAAGATGAATCAAATCCAAATGATTTTTACTCATATAAAGTTGTTCACCATAGTATTAAACCAGTTGATCAAAAGGCTTTAACTGATATTGAAACCTATTGAAATTTACAAATTAAAAAATAA
- a CDS encoding GIY-YIG nuclease family protein yields the protein MNKKIEIDWNKIPQLPGIYLWKDKNDNVIYVGKAKNLRSRMHQYFKGSINSYKTNKMISEIFSYEIFIVNNNKEALLLERQYIEKFNPEYNILLLDDKNYPYIKIELKKGELLIKLTKKYLKNDSNNSLLFGPFPNGYGAKVILKLLQREAFFEKGLKIQSKDEKFWKNQFDKIKNILTFDNKNYIKELEEKRKEADKKWQFEISLDLTRSIEYLKKLKEDQIIELKNNKNIDVLSYKIENNLLYVTILFYRYGILINKDSQIIPIMLDEKHLFESFFDKYYKNKIIPDEIVVPEKLLDLNLELTNENINFHVAKNGIYKLILQTCELNLEEFYKNEAKFAQNKINKGTNNLELLKTYIPLDNLKNIVAFDNSNFNNYNPVGVAIVYTNGLKNKNAYRKYSHEINFSRQADVEYMQKSITNYLSNLDTNIVPDLIIVDGALAQVHEAKKVIKKLNMSFPVVGLVKDDNHKTKFLIDLEEKQVSIKNRDLKNFLAEIQEEVDRFAKDYLRKKHRITSLEGKLRSINGIGEKIEFKLLEKFGNYNNIYNATLEELEKVVPKSIAKKIFNKEYIKKSN from the coding sequence ATGAATAAAAAAATAGAAATAGATTGAAATAAAATTCCGCAATTACCAGGAATTTATTTGTGAAAAGATAAAAATGATAATGTTATTTATGTAGGAAAAGCTAAAAATCTAAGAAGCAGAATGCATCAATATTTTAAAGGTTCAATAAATTCTTATAAAACTAATAAAATGATTAGCGAGATTTTTAGTTATGAAATTTTTATTGTTAACAATAATAAAGAAGCTTTACTTTTAGAGCGTCAATATATTGAAAAATTTAATCCTGAATATAATATTTTGCTTCTTGATGATAAGAACTATCCATATATCAAAATAGAACTTAAAAAAGGCGAATTATTAATTAAATTAACTAAAAAATATCTTAAAAATGATTCTAACAATTCCTTACTATTTGGCCCTTTTCCTAACGGTTATGGAGCAAAGGTTATTTTAAAATTATTGCAAAGAGAAGCTTTTTTCGAAAAGGGATTAAAAATTCAATCCAAGGATGAAAAATTTTGAAAAAATCAGTTTGATAAAATCAAAAATATCCTTACTTTCGATAATAAAAACTATATTAAAGAGTTAGAAGAAAAAAGAAAAGAAGCAGATAAAAAATGGCAATTTGAAATTTCTTTAGATTTAACTAGATCAATTGAATATTTAAAAAAGTTAAAAGAAGATCAAATTATAGAATTAAAAAATAATAAGAATATTGACGTTTTAAGTTATAAAATTGAAAATAATTTACTATATGTCACAATCTTGTTTTATAGATATGGTATTTTGATCAATAAAGATAGTCAAATTATTCCAATTATGCTCGATGAAAAACATTTATTTGAAAGCTTTTTTGATAAATATTATAAAAACAAAATCATTCCTGATGAAATCGTTGTCCCCGAAAAACTTCTTGATTTAAATTTAGAATTGACTAATGAAAATATTAACTTTCATGTTGCAAAAAATGGCATATATAAACTTATTCTTCAAACTTGTGAATTAAACCTAGAAGAATTTTATAAAAACGAAGCCAAATTTGCGCAAAATAAAATTAACAAGGGCACTAATAATTTAGAGCTTTTAAAAACTTATATTCCTCTAGATAATTTAAAAAATATTGTAGCTTTTGATAATTCTAATTTTAATAATTATAATCCAGTGGGCGTAGCTATAGTTTATACTAATGGCTTAAAAAATAAAAATGCCTATAGAAAATATAGTCATGAAATTAATTTTTCAAGACAAGCTGATGTTGAATATATGCAAAAAAGTATCACTAATTATTTATCTAATTTAGACACTAATATAGTACCTGATTTAATTATTGTAGATGGCGCTTTAGCACAAGTTCACGAAGCTAAAAAAGTTATAAAAAAACTAAATATGTCTTTTCCCGTTGTTGGTTTAGTTAAAGACGATAATCATAAAACAAAGTTTTTAATTGATTTAGAAGAAAAACAAGTTTCAATTAAAAATAGAGATTTAAAAAATTTTTTAGCCGAAATTCAAGAGGAAGTAGATCGTTTTGCAAAAGACTATTTGCGCAAAAAACATAGAATTACTTCCTTAGAAGGCAAATTAAGATCAATTAATGGAATTGGTGAAAAAATTGAATTCAAATTACTTGAAAAATTTGGCAACTACAATAACATATACAATGCAACTTTAGAAGAATTGGAAAAAGTTGTTCCTAAATCAATTGCAAAAAAAATATTTAATAAGGAATATATCAAAAAAAGCAACTAG